The window TTGACCATATCACCGGTCATGAGGACCGGGCTTTCCAGCAGAATCGGTCTTTTGATATCCTTTTCGGTTTGCTCATCAATAACAACCTGGAAGGCGAGCTCGGTGCCCTTGGGCAGGCTGGTCTGGAGGGCCAGGTTCAGTTGCTTGAGTTGTTCTGCATTGCCGTCATCCTGCCATTGACCAGCAGCCTTGGCCTGATTAACCAGCTCCTGGAGATTGACATTATGCAGGGCCACGAGCTTGAACTCCAGCTGAGCAGTATCCTTGAGTAATTTTTTGGCCCGCTCATGGTCATCAATACCAGCCAGCTGGACTACAATCTCATCCTCACCCTGGCGAACAATCACCGGCTCACCTACACCGAATTGGTCAACGCGGTTTCTGATGATCTCCAGGGACTGATCCACCGCATTATTGCGGACAAAGTCGATTTTTTTCTGGGTCAGACGCAGGGTAATGCGGGGAAAGGTGCCTTCCTCTGACTGCACATCAATGTCCAGATCAGGAAAGTCCTCTTTCATGGTTTCATTGACCTCTGACAGAACACCGGTGTTGGGCAGGGTGAAGGTAATCTGAGCAGGATCAGGTGAGTCTAGCTGCACCACAGAGATATTTTTCTTTTCTAGACCCTTTTTCAAATCCTGGGCAGCCAAGTGGAGGTTATTGGTGACGGCCTTGTCCAGGTCCACCCGCAACACCATATGGACGCCACCCTGAAGGTCCAGACCGAGTTTCAGGCCTTGCGGTGCCAGGTATTTTTTCCACCATTCTGGCGAGTCCTCATAAAAGGAGGGCACAATGGTCATGACGGAAAAGACGATAAGGGTAAAAAGCAGCCCGATCTTGAGTTTCAGGTTGGTATTCATGGATGTTTTCCCAGGTAAACGTAAATATTTAACGTGGATGAACGGATTTATTTTATTTAGTCGACTGTAGGGGCGAACCCCTGTGTTCGCCCTTTCACTAGTGGTCAGGCGCAGAGGCCTGCTCTATATAGCGTCACTAGATGCCAGGTGACAAGAAAATATTCAGGAATATACGTCAGGGAGGGATATCTTGCAACGTCGGGGATACATTTTTTTCTTTGTTTCTCCGTCTCCAGCAGAAAAATTACTCCTCAGAAGAGGGACAAGACCCGCAGACGTCCTTATTGGATTCCGTTTGGAGGTGGATTTGTTTTCTATTGATGGCTGCCGCCATGCAGGCTGCACCGAAGCCGTTATCGATATTGACCACGGCCATTCCGGCGGCACAGCTGTTTAGCATGCCAAGCAAGGCGGAAAAACCACCAGTCCCGGTCCCGTAACCGATGGAGCTGGGCACCGCGACCACGGGCGCTGGGGTCATGCCCGCCACCACCGAGGGCAGGGCTCCCTCCATGCCTGCCACGACGATCAGGACCGAGGCTTGCTGAATCTGTTCCGCATGAGAAAGGATACGGTGGATGCCTGCAACTCCGGCATCATACAGGGTGTCAACGGAGTGGCCGAAATACTCAAGGCAGAGCCGTGCTTCCTCGGCTACCGGTAGATCAGAAGTTCCCGCAGTGACCACCATGATGGTCCCTCTGCCGCTACCTGTCGGAATATATGCCTCATTACCAGTCAATAAACGGGCGTGCTCGTGATATCGCAGCCTCTCCACCTGGGCACAGACCTGTTCAGCCTTGTCCGGGCTGATGCGGGTGGCCAGGACCACGATGGGGCGCTTGAGCATGGCCTGTAGGATCTCCACCAGCTGCTCTACGCTTTTGCTTTCACCAAAAACAGCCTCAGGGATACCGGTACGGAGCACACGGTGGTAGTCTAATCTTGCAGAGTCCAGGATTTCTACAGGGGGTAAACGTATTTTTTTCAGGGCCTGTTCAGGGTTTATCCTTCCGTTTTTTACTTGTTGCAGTAAAGTGAAAAGTTCATGTTCATTCATGGCGGTATAATGCATGGAGAGGCGGAATAATCGAAAATATTCCAATGTCCATAAGGAGATTATCCTTGTGTTCACAAGAGGTATGCGTGTAAATTATATAAGTATAATCATTAATCAATCTTTGACCGCTTTGCCATGAAAATATTCAGTGAAAAAAATATCGGTAAACTGATTATCCTCAACTCAAGTTTAGTTGCTTTGCTGATGTGGTTGGGAATAGTGGCGCATACTGTTTGGGATTCTAAGATTAATCTCAAGATGGAACTCCTCCAGATGGAGGAAGATTATATAAGAAATAAGAAAATCAGCGTGCGCGAGTCTGTGCTCGATTTTATCCATAGCATGGATATGCGGCATAAGAACACCAATACTGTGCTGCGACAGACCCTGCGGGACCAGGTGGAGCAGGTCCATTCCATTGCTACTCATCTGTACCGGCAGAACGCTGCCACGATGAACAAGGACACCCTGGAACAATTGATTATAGAGGCGATTCGTCCCATCACCTTTAATAAAGGACGGAATTATTTTTTTATTCGCTCTATGTCCGGTATCACCAAGCTTTGGCCTCCTGATCCGGCCCAGGAAGGGAAGAGTATTTATAATAATAGCAATGAAAACAGACTGCGAGTTTTTAACAGTATGTTTGCCACAGTCCGTAATCACAGTGGTGGCTTTAATGAGTATCTCTGGCCTAAACCCGGTGAGGATCCGAATAAGCTTTTTCAAAAAATAGCCTATCTTAAATATTTTGAACCCTTTGACTGGTATATGGGGGCAGGGGATTACCTGATTGAGGTTGAGCAGGATGTCCAGCAGCATGTCACCAATATTATCAGGCAGCATGCCAGCCGGACAGATAATGAATATATGTTCATTCTGGACCTGCGCAGTATGAAGGGAGGGGAAAAATTTGCCACTATGTTGGTGAACCCCAATACACCTGACCCAATCAATGAGCTTTTGGGTGATGAGTACCAGGATATTGAGGGAGAAAAATTTCGGGAGAAATTCCTCAACGGGTTGAAAGAGCACGGTGAGGTCTTTGTAAAATACCGAGATAACAAGCCGGGTACCAATGAGGTTCGGCCTAAAATGTCCTATTTTAAATTGTATCCCAAATGGAGCTGGATCATTGCCCGTGGCTTTTATTATGATGATCTGCTTGAACAGATTGATCGATATAAGGAACAGCATGAGAAACTTTTTTACGAAAAAATAAAGATTTCTATCGCTATCTTATGCTTTATTCTCCTTGGCGCCCTTTGTCTGTCTCTCCTTTTTTCTCATAAGGTACGTACCCTTTTCCTTTCCTATCGCCAGCGTCTGGAAAAATCCAATCGGGAGCTTACCAAGGCTATGGATAAGGCCCATGCTGCCACCTTGGCCAAATCAGAATTCCTGGCCAATATGAGTCATGAAATCAGAACCCCGATGAATGGGATTATCAATCTCTCTGAATTGGCCCTTGAAACGGAGCTGACTGATAAGCAGTCTGATTATTTGCGGAAGATACTTTTTTCTTCTAAAAACCTCTTGGAGATTATCAACGATATACTTGATTTTTCCAAGATTGAGGCCGGGATGCTCGCCATCGAAAAGATCTATTTTCATCTCCCCGGCCTGTTTGATAAGCTTATGCTGATGTTTACCGAACAGAGCCAGCGGAAGAAGTTACAGCTCACCCTGGATTTGGCCCCGGACCTGCCGGAGCATGTTATCGGTGATCCCATGCGGCTGTATCAGGTCCTGTCCAATCTGATTGGTAATGCCATTAAATTCACGGAAGAAGGCGAGGTTATCGTGGAGGCCGCAGTCTTGCAAAGAAAATTGGAGCGGGCAGTTATTCAATTCACGGTCAAGGATACCGGTATAGGCATCCCGGAAGAAAAAATAGCCCTGCTTTTTGAATCCTTTACCCAGGCAGATAACTCGACAGCAAGGAAATATGGTGGTACTGGTCTAGGGCTGACCATCTGTAAACGACTTGTCTCTCTGATGGGGGGCAAGTTGTCGGTTGTGAGTGAGGTGGGCCAAGGGAGCACGTTTACCTTCTCTCTGAGTGTGGCCTTGAATGGTCTGGAAAAAGAAAATGATGAGGCTGGCAGCACCAGTGAGATCGCTGCGGCCATGACCGCCATCCGCTACGCCCGTATTCTGTTGGTTGAGGATAATGTTATCAATCAGCAGGTGGCCCAGGAAATCCTTGCTAAGGCAAATTTGCATGTGGAAACGGTGAGTAATGGAAGAGAGGCAGTTGATGCCGTGGCTGCCCGAGAGTTTGATGCCGTGCTTATGGATATTCAGATGCCGATCATGGATGGCTATGAAGCAACCCGAAGGATTCGTCAAGAATTGGGAAAAATAGATCTTCCTATCCTGGCCATGACCGCCCATGCTGTGAGTGAAGAGCGAGATAAATGTTTTCGGATCGGTATGAATGACCATATTGCTAAACCGATTAATCGAAGTAACCTCTTTCTCGCACTCAGTAACTGGATTGGCGACAAGCAGGAGAGGCAGAGGAAAAGACAGGTACAACAAGTTGTTCCACAACCTACTCAAAAGGTTGGGCAGCAGGTTGCTGGGCAGATGCCAGTGAGTCTGGTCGCCTCCGCTGGCCCTTTGGAGCAGCTTCTTGCCGAGGCAGAGGCTGGTGAGGCCCCGGCAGGTGCTGATTTTGCCAAGGGCATTCAACGGGTTGAAGGAAATAGAAAGCTGTACCTGAAGTTACTCAAAAGTTTTTGTCGGGAGCAAGAGAGCGCATTGGAAAAAATACCTGCCCTTCTTCAAGCAGAGGACAGGCAGAAACTCCGGCATCTTGCCCATACTCTGAAGGGGGTTGCTGGCAATATTGGCATGTTTGCCGTGCAGGGCGTAGCAGCCTCTGCTGAACAAAAGGCAAGTGAAGGGCCAGCTAATGAGTTACAGGAGGCTTTTCAGGTGCTTGAACGTGAATTGGATAAGATCGTCACCTATCTTGCTCCCCGTATAGAAGAGCAGGAGAAGCAGAGGCAAATAGCAGAGTCGCAGGAGCCTGCCAGTGAGCAGGATAAGCATAAGGCCTTGCTGTTCCTCCGGCGCTTGGCTGTGCTGTTGGAGCAATCTGATTTTTCTTCCCTGCAGTTTTTAGAAGGTAATCAGGATGTGGTCAGGGCCTTAGTGGACGAGAGCTCTCTGACTCAGCTGACAGGGTATATTGAAGGGTTTCATTTTAAAAATGCCCTGGGGCTGATTCATGAGATTATTGATGGAAAGGATTGAATTCGAGAGGAGTAGAGAGGGGAGGAAGGTGGATGTTACAGGGGACGGTTGCGTAGGTTGAGCCGGAGCATTGCCAGCTTTTCAGCAGTTTCTTTGTATTTAAAATGGTTTATATGAGTAGCCCAGGCGTTCACCTCTTCAGCAAGCTCTGTTGCTGTGACAGCCTGTTGCAGGGCTGCGTAGCCTTCCAAGGCTTGAAAATCGCCGGATTGAAGATAGGCGTCAAGTTTGTCCAGAAGCGGTAACAGGGTCTCAATATCTACATTCTTCCTTTCGGCTGGGGGCGATACCGGGATTTGCGGGTCTTGGTCCTGGAGTAGGGCCTCTATTGATTGGAGGACGGTGTTGAGCGTAGAGGAAAAGCTTTGGAGAGCCTGTTCCGTTTTTCCCTGGTTGATAGCCGCCTCCAAAGCGGCAGAAGCAAGATACAGCTCTGTTGCCCCGATACTTCCAGAAACACCTTTGGTGGAATGCGCTAAGAGCCGGGCCTTTTCGTCGTCCTGAGATGTCAGTCTCTCCGCTATTTTTTCCGCTAAATCGTGATTGCATTCAGCAAATTTTTTCAGCAGTTTGATGTACAGGTCCTGGTTTCCCTCAAGCTGTTGTATTCCAGCTTGAATATTCAGGCAGGGGAGGCTGCGTGGTAATTTGTCAGACATACCTCTTTTTCGTGCTATCTTGGATTCCTAAAAAAAATGTGTGCTGGAAGAATGCATCCGGCGATAGAAAAAATGCGATGCCGAGGTGCCGAAGTATTTGAAAACTTTGAAGTGAAGGAGGATCTAGCATGGCGGAAGTGCATGGGAATCGAACCCACCTGCCGAG is drawn from Candidatus Electrothrix aestuarii and contains these coding sequences:
- a CDS encoding Hpt domain-containing protein; translated protein: MSDKLPRSLPCLNIQAGIQQLEGNQDLYIKLLKKFAECNHDLAEKIAERLTSQDDEKARLLAHSTKGVSGSIGATELYLASAALEAAINQGKTEQALQSFSSTLNTVLQSIEALLQDQDPQIPVSPPAERKNVDIETLLPLLDKLDAYLQSGDFQALEGYAALQQAVTATELAEEVNAWATHINHFKYKETAEKLAMLRLNLRNRPL
- a CDS encoding cache domain-containing protein; translation: MKIFSEKNIGKLIILNSSLVALLMWLGIVAHTVWDSKINLKMELLQMEEDYIRNKKISVRESVLDFIHSMDMRHKNTNTVLRQTLRDQVEQVHSIATHLYRQNAATMNKDTLEQLIIEAIRPITFNKGRNYFFIRSMSGITKLWPPDPAQEGKSIYNNSNENRLRVFNSMFATVRNHSGGFNEYLWPKPGEDPNKLFQKIAYLKYFEPFDWYMGAGDYLIEVEQDVQQHVTNIIRQHASRTDNEYMFILDLRSMKGGEKFATMLVNPNTPDPINELLGDEYQDIEGEKFREKFLNGLKEHGEVFVKYRDNKPGTNEVRPKMSYFKLYPKWSWIIARGFYYDDLLEQIDRYKEQHEKLFYEKIKISIAILCFILLGALCLSLLFSHKVRTLFLSYRQRLEKSNRELTKAMDKAHAATLAKSEFLANMSHEIRTPMNGIINLSELALETELTDKQSDYLRKILFSSKNLLEIINDILDFSKIEAGMLAIEKIYFHLPGLFDKLMLMFTEQSQRKKLQLTLDLAPDLPEHVIGDPMRLYQVLSNLIGNAIKFTEEGEVIVEAAVLQRKLERAVIQFTVKDTGIGIPEEKIALLFESFTQADNSTARKYGGTGLGLTICKRLVSLMGGKLSVVSEVGQGSTFTFSLSVALNGLEKENDEAGSTSEIAAAMTAIRYARILLVEDNVINQQVAQEILAKANLHVETVSNGREAVDAVAAREFDAVLMDIQMPIMDGYEATRRIRQELGKIDLPILAMTAHAVSEERDKCFRIGMNDHIAKPINRSNLFLALSNWIGDKQERQRKRQVQQVVPQPTQKVGQQVAGQMPVSLVASAGPLEQLLAEAEAGEAPAGADFAKGIQRVEGNRKLYLKLLKSFCREQESALEKIPALLQAEDRQKLRHLAHTLKGVAGNIGMFAVQGVAASAEQKASEGPANELQEAFQVLERELDKIVTYLAPRIEEQEKQRQIAESQEPASEQDKHKALLFLRRLAVLLEQSDFSSLQFLEGNQDVVRALVDESSLTQLTGYIEGFHFKNALGLIHEIIDGKD
- the larB gene encoding nickel pincer cofactor biosynthesis protein LarB, with product MNEHELFTLLQQVKNGRINPEQALKKIRLPPVEILDSARLDYHRVLRTGIPEAVFGESKSVEQLVEILQAMLKRPIVVLATRISPDKAEQVCAQVERLRYHEHARLLTGNEAYIPTGSGRGTIMVVTAGTSDLPVAEEARLCLEYFGHSVDTLYDAGVAGIHRILSHAEQIQQASVLIVVAGMEGALPSVVAGMTPAPVVAVPSSIGYGTGTGGFSALLGMLNSCAAGMAVVNIDNGFGAACMAAAINRKQIHLQTESNKDVCGSCPSSEE